The sequence below is a genomic window from Dioscorea cayenensis subsp. rotundata cultivar TDr96_F1 unplaced genomic scaffold, TDr96_F1_v2_PseudoChromosome.rev07_lg8_w22 25.fasta BLBR01001953.1, whole genome shotgun sequence.
GACCGTCGCTCAGAATCATTAACGGATTTAATAGGTGCACTTTTGCTCTGAATGACAACGGAAGCAGTTTACTCCTAAAGTCGAAGTACTAATAGCTTTGTCCATGCAACTGAGCTTATGGAGAGCCCATGTATAGtgaaataaaacttaaataacaAAGCAGGTCAGAGGTCAAGAACCTGAACTTTTACTGCCGGATATCAACTTTAAACAATCTACATGAATGGGTTAAGGATTGTTGGGATTTCAGTAGAGAGTTTAAGTCTAAATATTTCATGAAACTTTTATTAGTTCTTCAAACACTAACAACGCTCAGAATCTCAGACACAACTTACAAGTCAAAATGACAATTTAAACAGTTAAACAACATCCATGATCTATTAATAACCAAGTAAATTCATTTAACAAGTTTTTAAAGCCTGACCTCAGTGCCTGCTTCAACATCCCTGACAATAATCATTTCTAGAGTATCGGGGTCACCATCTGAATGCTCTCGAGAGGCAGGGTCATGATTATAACCTTGTTGAGCTACAGGAGTATCACCTGAATCAGAAGAAAGAAAGCCCTTAGTATGTAAACTTTACCAGAAAAGAACAGCCAAAGCCCACTCGAGAAATGgtgatttttttacattataacctgcagagttattatttaaatcagCATTCAGTGATTGATCATAGCCAGATGTATCAGTGACGACTGCATCATCTTCCTCATCTGAATCAGAAGGTAAAGATTCAGAGGTAAAATGAACATTCTCTGCTCCTGTCTTGTGATTGAAGCTGCATCAAAtacagatttatatatattgaagattgagaatgaattgtgtatttgtgatacaAAATCTTTAGTGTAAGAATATGAACACATGCAAAAGCCCCTCGACCAGCCCAAAAAGAACCTttctacaaaaatttttaagtCAGGAAGTTCATATAATCTaccaatattaaaacaaaaagttacTTGTTATCGAAAATAGGAAGCTACTTACAGATCAGCTAAAGGCACCATTCCATAGCCATGATAATCATCTATTTGAAAGGAACGAGATGCCACTAAAGACTTGGCAGAGAAGTACTGATCAACACCAAAAAACTTTGGATCAAGTTCCAAAGGTCCAGAATGAATAAGGGGCTCAATATATTCTTTCCAGTCTTCATATATAACAGCTTGGTCTTCTTGCACAGTCTGCCTAGATTTGCACCAAGCGCATGCAATAACAGAGACCCCAGATTAGAACACTAATAGTGAACCtcaaagatgaaaagaagaaaattaacatGTACTGTCAAGTTAATATGAGTTGAATACGTATATAGTTATGTAGAAAAATTCAAAGTACTCAAAAATTCTGTGCTTGAAGGTCTGCCCACATGGACCGATGCAGTAACAAGAGTACATGACTCGTATTAACTGAGAAATAACTTGAAATGCATTTGAATGCATCAAACAGAACAGCTTTACTATTTCATTCTAGTAGATAAAAAGCCATTACAAAGAATATGCTGCCAATGTAGTTGTACAAGCCCCCAAGAAGCCCAGAAGATTCACCATCTTTGACTTCAACACTCTGTACTCAAAGATTGTATAAACTCCATCTCATAGGGAACCTCAACGTGGTtctattgtttaatattttcatcaatttaGTGAACATAACAAAGATGATGTACTATGCAGTCTACAGATCCCACACAAGGATTCTATTGCTCCCCATCAATCACTTCAGAAATTCCCAAAACCCTTCTGATACCAAAAGATTCAACATcactaacaaaaataacaaagccCCAACCTAATCATTTTAGGTTCCTTTAGTTTTTACCTATTAATAAGTAAACAAAAGGATATGTTATCCATCAAACCAGGATTGATTTTTGCCCTATTACCTAAAAGCCTAACTTTTTCAAAAACTCAGATAACAACCATTGTCTCCATTCCACCAAGCTACATTATTGTTAAAAACAAGCAAATGAACCTGTCACAACTCTAAAATAAGACCTCATCCAAGTTGCCAAGCAAAGTGATACCTAAAACAAGGTTTGATCTTAAGACGATCTTGCAATGCTTTTCTAACAAAACATCCAAATCATCAAACTTTTAGAAACAATATAGTTCAAAATAGTGACACTAATAAACCTACAACTTAGAACATACTCCTAAAGCAAAATCGCATTGCCTTCCAAAtccaaaagcaaataaaaatccAAGCACTTTTGCATAAAAATTACCAAACATCATCCGTACTATCATCAGAATTGGTAAACAAATTCGtcgaataaaaatgaaaacaaacaaagcaTCAATCTCACCTTGCTAGAAGCCTCGGTCCCCGCTTGAGCAAACTCCATCGCCTCCTCCAAGCTCCACACTCAAGGGCACCCTCCTCGCTCCGGCAACACCTGAAGGTATCCAAAACCACTTCGACGCCGACCCCAAGCTCCTCTCATATATCGACGCCAAGGAAAGCCCAAGAGACCCATCAATCGGATCTCGATGGCCGTGCACGCGCTGCCGACGTCCTGATAGTGCGAGGCACGCCGCCTTCCGGGATGGCGGCTGGCATCGCTCACAGCGCCCGTCGACGGCGAGGGCCTCGCTACATACCTTGCGTTCTCGGCGATCTCGAGAGCGTCGCGCTGGATGCGATAACGGGCGCATCCGACGCCTGAAAGCGCGCAAGCGGCGGCGGCCGCGAAATCGAGAGACCGAGGGTAGTGGGTGTTCGAGTTGGTTTGGTTTTAAATATGTGCTTTGGTTTGTTCTTAAACCAGGTTCGGTTTCGGTTCAGGATCATGGGTGTgggtttttaaagaaatatgatttattgCATCATTTGAAATTAGTTTTTGAAGATAAATGCTGAGTGTTTGTCATGACTGCAATTCGAGAAAATAATAGAGAACTTATTCGGTATGCTGctcactttcttccaaaatttccTAAATGCCTCACTATTTTGAATTTctttccatttatttttaaaaatattatattaacaattctatttctaaattcaaattttacatGAATTAAATTCATGATCACTGCACATCTAAATTCAAATTCATCATCTGGTCCACAATTCCCTTTAGAAGGTTCCATATTGATCAATTTTCAATGGCTCCAACGATAAGTTTAATACTCAACCAGCGTCCGGTAGCGTTAAAT
It includes:
- the LOC120257223 gene encoding N-lysine methyltransferase setd6-like; translated protein: MRPLSHPARRSRDRRERKVCSEALAVDGRCERCQPPSRKAACLALSGRRQRVHGHRDPIDGSLGLSLASIYERSLGSASKWFWIPSGVAGARRVPLSVELGGGDGFDDLDVLLEKHCKIVLRSNLVLGITLLGNLDESVEVKDGESSGLLGGLYNYIGSIFFLIRVMYSCYCIGPCGQTFKHRIFEQTVQEDQAVIYEDWKEYIEPLIHSGPLELDPKFFGVDQYFSAKSLVASRSFQIDDYHGYGMVPLADLFNHKTGAENVHFTSESLPSDSDEEDDAVVTDTSGYDQSLNADLNNNSAGDTPVAQQGYNHDPASREHSDGDPDTLEMIIVRDVEAGTEVFNTYGLMGNAALLHRYGFTEPDNPFDIVNIDLSLVLEWSSSTFSNRHSRMRLSLWRKLKFSPCASQDSEYFEVSYDGEPQIELIVLLYIIILPDDTYEKLSYLIDSFKDGDEISKITKLTQITTSECSKKSDEVKELLLNRSVCIALLSLADRRESLYGSNSVEDDLNKLKTCCSLNERKFYHSLTLRVSERTILAKLRAYASRSLKSMKRKR